In Geothermobacter hydrogeniphilus, the genomic window CCCGACGGCATCGATGACGAACTGCTCGATCTGATCGCCGGCGAAGAGAAAATCTGCAAGTACATCGATATCCCGCTGCAGCACATCGATGACGCCATTCTCGCTCACATGAACCGCCGCATTGACGAGCAGGGAACCCGGGCGCTGATCGAGCGGATCCGGCAGCGGGTTCCCGGAGTGACGCTGCGCACGTCATTCATCGTCGGTTTCCCCGGGGAAACCCGGGAGCAGTTCGACAAGCTGCTGGCCTACGTGCGGGAGGGGCATTTCGAGCGGGTCGGGGTGTTCCGCTATTCCCGGGAAGAGGGGACGCCGGCGGCGGCATTGCCGGATCAGGTTCCCGAGCGGACCAAGAAATCGCGCTACAGCAAGCTGATGAAGGCCCAGGCGCGGGTCTCCTTCCGTCGCAACCGGGAGCTGGTCGGCCGGATCGAGCCGGTGCTGATCGAGGGCTACAGCGAGGAAACCGACCTGCTGCTGCAGGGGCGCAGTGTGCGCCAGGCCCCCGATGTCGACGGCATGGTCTATATCACCGACGGCCAGGCCAATGTCGGCGATATCGTCCCGTTGCGCATAACCGACTCCTCCGAATACGATCTGATCGGTGAAATCGTCGACGCCGAGTGACAGCATCCTGTTGCGTGTTCCGACCTTGTTGAGGCCGGTCTGCGTGCTTCTTTCCCTCCTGCTGTTCCTGCTGCCGGCGGCCTGCCGGCAAAGCGACCCGCCGCCCCTGCAGCGGACCGAACTGCTGATGGGCACGGTGGTGGAAATCACCCTGCTGCAGTCGGGACCGAAGGCCGAGGCGGCCCTGAACGATGCCTTTGCCGAAATGCGCCGCATCGAACAGCTGATGTCGCCGCAGCTGCCGACCAGTGACCTGGCACGCCTCGCCGCCGCTTCCCGCGGGGCCGAAGTCAGCGCCGAGACCCTGGCGCTGCTGCGTCGTTCCATCGAACTGAACCATCTCAGCGGCGGCGCCTTTGATCCCACTCTGGGGCGCGTCAAGCGGCTCTGGGACATCGAGGGGGACAAGCCGCACGTCGCCACGGCCGCCGAGCTGCGCCGGGCCCTGCGGCAGTGCGGTGTCGACAAGCTGCGGATCGAGGGGAACCGGGTGATCAAGCTGGTCCCGAAGCTGGAGATCGATTTCGGCGGTATCGCCAAGGGCTACGCGGTGGATCGCGCCGGGGCGCTGCTGCGCCGGGCCGGTATCCGCCATGCCTCGATCAATGCCGGTGGCGACCTGCTGCTGATCGGTGATCGTCAGGGACGCCCCTGGCGGATCGGCGTCCAGGACCCGCGGAAACCGGGCGCGGTGCTGGCGGTGATTGCCGCGGCGGACGAAGCGGTGGTCACCTCGGGGGACTATGAGCGATTCTTCGAGGTTGACGGGGTGCGTTACCATCACCTGTTTGATCCGGCGACCGGGCGGCCGTCGCGGCGCAGCCGCAGCGTGACGGTGGTGGCGTCCGATGCCGCCACCGCCGACGCCCTGGCCACGGCCGCCTTTGTTCTCGGCCCCGAGGCCGGCAGTCGTCTGCTGCGGCAGCAGGGTGCCGAGGGCATCCTCATCGGCGCGGACGGTACGCCGCTGGTGACGCCGGGGCTGAAGGACCGGGTGACATGGCGCTGAAGGCGCTCTGGCGGCGGATGACGCCGCTTGACCGGATGCTGCTGTGCGGTCTGCTCGGGGTTGCGCTGCTGCTCTGCGTGCTGGTTTTCCGGCTGCCGGGCGGCAGTCGCCTGGTGGTGGAGCGGGACGGCCGCATCATCTACCGCGCCCCCCTCGACCGGGACCGGCGGATGCGGCTCGCCGGGCCGCTGGGAGAGACCCTGGCGGTGATTGAACACGGGACCGTGCGGGTGCTTGCATCCCCCTGCCGCCACAAGGTCTGTATCGGCATGGGGCGGATCAGCCGCAGCGGCGAGTGGCTGGCCTGCGTGCCCAACCATCTGCTGCTGCGCATCGAGGGCGGCAGGTCGCCTGCGGAGGATGGCTATGACCTCATCAGTCGTTGATCCGCGGGAACTGGCCCGCTGCCGGCGGCAGATTTTCCTTTCTCTCTTCATCGCCCTGGCGGTCGCGCTCAACACCTTGGAGTTCATGCTGCCGTCGCCGGCCCCCTGGTTCCGGCTCGGTTTTGCCAATATCCTCACCCTGGTCGCGCTCTACCTGTTCGGCGGCCGTGCCGCCTGGACGGTTGCCCTGGCCCGTATCCTGGTGGGCGCGCTGCTGCTCGGCCGGTTGTTTTCGCCGGGTTTCTTTCTCTCCCTTGGCGGCGGGGTTCTGGCGACGGCGCTGATGACCGGAGCGCGCCGCCTGGCCGGAGAACGGCTCGGGCCGATCGGCGCCTCCCTGCTCGGCGCCGCCGGGCACGCGACCGGTCAGCTGCTGGTCGCCTGGCTGCTGCTGGTGCGTCACGCCGGACTCTGGACGCTCTATCCGCCGCTGCTGCTGTTTGCGCTCGGCGCCGGGCTGTTGAACGGTATTGCCGCTGATGTGCTGATCGGCACGCTGCGGCGTCACCCGGCGTTTGCTCGTGGGGCGACCGGTCAGGTCGGCGGGGAGGTCTCGCCGTCCGGGAAATGATCTGCTATGATGCTGAACAACCCGAACATCCAGTTGAGACCGTGCTGATGAAACGTCTGTCTTTATTCCTGTTGCTGCTGCTGAGCGCCTGCGCGCCCGCCGGACCGGCGCCGGATCGCGCCGACAAACCGCTGCCCGAGCTGTCTCAACAGCTGCGGAATCTCCCCGGGGCGACGGTCACTGCGGGACCGTTGCCGACCATCAGTTATCCGGAGCAGAGCCTGTTCGCGCCGGCGGCGGTGATGCCGCAGGTCGGCAGCGAGGCGCTGCTCGACCCGCTGGTTGAACTGCTGCGCAGTCGCGGTGAACGCCGCTGGGCGGCGACGGTGAGGGCGGTCAGCACTTACGGGGAGGATTATGACCAGCGCCTGGCCGCAGGCCGGGCACGGTTGCTGGAGAGTTATTTCATCGCCCGCGGACTGGCGCCGGGACAGGTGACCTTCACTGCTGTCGGCGAAGCGGGAACTCCCTTTGAACTGCGCCTGCTGCCGGTTCAGTCGCCGAGTCCGGCCAGCTCTTCCGGCGAGAAGGAGTAGGTTTTCCGGCAATATTCGCAGGTGATGACGGTCGGCTCATCCCGGGCGGCCAGTTCCCGCCGGTCCTCTTCCGGCAGTCCCCGCAGCATGGCGGTTACCCGCGGCAGGCTGCAGTTGCAGCGGAAACGCAGTTCGCAGCGGCCGAGGGTGTGATAGGGGATATCCCGCATTGCCTGGCCGAGAACCTGTTCCGGGGTTCGGCCGGACTGCAGCAGCGTGGTGATCGGCGGCAGGGCGTTCAGGGTCTGTTCCAGTTTTTCCAGGGTCGCGTCCGGACAGCCGGGCAGGGCCTGGATGAGAAAGCCGCCGGCGGCCTCGACCCGGCCCTCGGCATCAAGCAGCACCCCGACCGCGACCGCTGAGGGAATCTGCTCGGAACTGGTCAGGTAGTAGGCGATATCCTCACCGACCTCGCTGGTCTGCAGCTGCACCATGCTGCGGTAGGGTTCCTTGAGGCCGAGATCCTTGATCACGTGCAGGAATCCGGCTTTGCCGATGGCCCGGGCCACGGCCGAACTGCCGTCCTCCGGGGGCGGGCCGGAAAGCGGATTGGCGATCGAGGCGCGCAGGCTGCCGTCGGCATCGGTTTCGGCGTGCAGTTTGCGCAGCGGACCGTTTCCCTCCATCATCAGCGCCAGTCGTTCCCGGTCCTTGAGCAGGGCGCCCATCAGGGCGGTGCCGGTGGCCAGGCGGCCGAGGGCGATGGTGGCGACCGGGTCGGTCTGCTGCAGGCCGCGGATCTCCTCGATGATGCCGGTGGTTTCAGCGGCCATGCCGCGCAGGGTGCCGTCATCACTGAGAATTCGTATCAACTGGTTTTTTTCGGGCATGTCAGAGATCCTTTGGTGAATTGGACCCCGATTAAAGCATAAATTCGCGACGATGAAAATGGATCGGAGTGGTTTGCAACCGTGAACGACTGGACTCAATTCCTTCCCTGGCTGGCGCCGCCGCTGCTCGGGGCGCTGATCGGCTACGTCACCAACTATGTCGCCATCCGCATGCTCTTCCGCCCCCTGCGTCCCTGGCGGGTGTTCGGTCTGCGGGTGCCGCTGACACCGGGGATTATCCCCGCCAAGCGGGCGGAACTGGCGGTCCGCATGGGCGAAACGGTCGGCAGTCACCTGCTCACCGCCGATGATGTCGGCGCGGTTCTCGGGCGCGACTCCTTCCGCCGTGAACTGCGCGGCGCGGTGGCGGAGAAGCTCGGCTCCTTTCTCGACCGGGAACTCGGTCCGCTGGAGAGCCTGGTGCCGGAGGAATTTCGCGGCCGCTTCCGCGAACTGATTGACCTGCTGCGCTGGAAACTGCTCAACCTGATTTTTGCCTACCTGAAGTCGGAAGACTGCCGCCGGCGGCTGGAGGCCTATCTGCGGGACAGGGGGGAGGAGCTGCTCGCCCGCGATCTGCAGAGCTGTCTCTCCGAAGAGGGTTACCGGACGCTCTGTGACCAGCTGCGGCGGCGGATTGACCAGCTGCTGCGTGATCCGGGGATTGAACAGGCCCTGGGGCGTTTTGTTGAAGAACGCCTTGACCGGCTCTTCACCAGCGAGCAGAGCCTGGCGGAGCTGCTGCCGGAGGACCTGGTCGAGCTGCTGCTGCAGCAGCTCGAAAAGGAAGTGCCGGGACTGCTGGAAAAATTCGGCGGTCTGCTCTACGACCCCGATTTCCGGCAACGGCTGGTGAAGAAGGCCCGTGAAGGGATCGATACCTTTCTCGACTCGCTGCAGGGTCTGGCCGGGCTGCTCTCCGGCTTCATCAACCTCGACAAGATCTACGACAGGCTGCCCGAATTTCTCGATCGGACCGGGGATGAAATCGCCCGCTGGCTGAAGGAGGAGAAGACCCAGCAGCAGGTGGCGCAGCTGCTGCGTGAGCGGGTCGCGGCGATGCTGCAGCGGCCGGTGGCGAGCTACCTGGAAAACCTGCCCTACGAGAAGGTCGCCGGGGTGCGGCGCTTCGCCCGTGAACAGGCGATCGGGATGCTGCACAGTCCGAAGACCGCGGCCGCGCTCGGGCGCCTGGCCGAGAACGGTCTCGACCGGATCAAGGATCGCCCCTTCGGTGAGCTGCTGGAGCAGAACCTGCCCGCGGGTCTGCTCGACGACTGGCGGCGCGATCTGCCGCAGCGGCTGCTGAAGTGGCTCAGGTCTCCGGCGGTGCATCGGGCCATGGATGAAATCCTTCGTCGGCAGAGTGAAGAGCTGCTGCTGCAGCGGCCGCTGGGCAGGCTCTCGGCCCGGGTGCCGGGGGATGTGCGGGAAGAGCTGATTGACGGGCTCTGCCGGCAGCTTGGAGATGTCCTGCAGCGCGAGGTGCCGCCGCTGGTCGAGACGCTCAATATCTCCCGCATGGTCGAGGAGAAGGTCAACCGGCTCGATATCCTGCAGGTCGAGGGCCTGCTGCTGTCGATCATGCAGGAGCAGTTCAAGTACATCAACCTGTTCGGCGGGCTGCTCGGGTTCCTGATCGGGCTGGCCAACCTGCTGCTGTTGCGCCTGGGATGACAGGAATACGAAAGGTGGCCGCCAGGGGTTCCGGAAAAACCTTTAACGCTGAGGCGCGGAGAGGCCGAGACGCAGAGAAGTCAGCATCAGGCAGACAAGATTGCTCTCCATCTCTGCCCCTCTCCGCCTCTGCGTTAAAGGGGCTTTGAGTTTTCTGGCGGCATTCTTGAGTTTCATGTTCAGTCGGAGGGATTTGTGATGCCGGATACAAAACAGGAGGGCCGCCCGGTTCTGGCGTTGGTCGGACTGGCCGCTTTTATTGTCGTCATTGCCGGGATGCGCGAGGCGAGCGCGCTGGTGATCCCCTTTCTGCTGGCGATCTTCGTCGCCGTTGTCTGCGCGCCGCCGGTTTTCTGGCTGCAGCGGCACAAGATCCCGACGCCGCTGGCGGTGCTGCTGGTGGTGCTGCTGATCTGGCTGGTCGGCGGCAGTCTGGCGGCCCTGTTCGGTTCTTCCCTGAACAGCTTCACCAATGAGCTTCCCGTCTACCAGCAGAGCCTGCATGGGGAATTCGCCAACCTGCTCACCTGGCTGGAGGGGCATGGCATCCGGACCCCGACCGCCTCCCTGCGGGAACAGATCGACCCCGGCGCGGCGATGCGCCTTGCCAGCCGGATGCTGACCAGTTTCGGCGGTATCCTGACCAACACCTTCCTGATCATGGTGACGGTTATTTTTATCCTGCTGGAAGCGGCGAGTTTCAC contains:
- a CDS encoding FAD:protein FMN transferase, which produces MLLSLLLFLLPAACRQSDPPPLQRTELLMGTVVEITLLQSGPKAEAALNDAFAEMRRIEQLMSPQLPTSDLARLAAASRGAEVSAETLALLRRSIELNHLSGGAFDPTLGRVKRLWDIEGDKPHVATAAELRRALRQCGVDKLRIEGNRVIKLVPKLEIDFGGIAKGYAVDRAGALLRRAGIRHASINAGGDLLLIGDRQGRPWRIGVQDPRKPGAVLAVIAAADEAVVTSGDYERFFEVDGVRYHHLFDPATGRPSRRSRSVTVVASDAATADALATAAFVLGPEAGSRLLRQQGAEGILIGADGTPLVTPGLKDRVTWR
- a CDS encoding NusG domain II-containing protein translates to MALKALWRRMTPLDRMLLCGLLGVALLLCVLVFRLPGGSRLVVERDGRIIYRAPLDRDRRMRLAGPLGETLAVIEHGTVRVLASPCRHKVCIGMGRISRSGEWLACVPNHLLLRIEGGRSPAEDGYDLISR
- a CDS encoding Gx transporter family protein, with translation MTSSVVDPRELARCRRQIFLSLFIALAVALNTLEFMLPSPAPWFRLGFANILTLVALYLFGGRAAWTVALARILVGALLLGRLFSPGFFLSLGGGVLATALMTGARRLAGERLGPIGASLLGAAGHATGQLLVAWLLLVRHAGLWTLYPPLLLFALGAGLLNGIAADVLIGTLRRHPAFARGATGQVGGEVSPSGK
- the hslO gene encoding Hsp33 family molecular chaperone HslO, whose product is MPEKNQLIRILSDDGTLRGMAAETTGIIEEIRGLQQTDPVATIALGRLATGTALMGALLKDRERLALMMEGNGPLRKLHAETDADGSLRASIANPLSGPPPEDGSSAVARAIGKAGFLHVIKDLGLKEPYRSMVQLQTSEVGEDIAYYLTSSEQIPSAVAVGVLLDAEGRVEAAGGFLIQALPGCPDATLEKLEQTLNALPPITTLLQSGRTPEQVLGQAMRDIPYHTLGRCELRFRCNCSLPRVTAMLRGLPEEDRRELAARDEPTVITCEYCRKTYSFSPEELAGLGD
- a CDS encoding DUF445 family protein; amino-acid sequence: MNDWTQFLPWLAPPLLGALIGYVTNYVAIRMLFRPLRPWRVFGLRVPLTPGIIPAKRAELAVRMGETVGSHLLTADDVGAVLGRDSFRRELRGAVAEKLGSFLDRELGPLESLVPEEFRGRFRELIDLLRWKLLNLIFAYLKSEDCRRRLEAYLRDRGEELLARDLQSCLSEEGYRTLCDQLRRRIDQLLRDPGIEQALGRFVEERLDRLFTSEQSLAELLPEDLVELLLQQLEKEVPGLLEKFGGLLYDPDFRQRLVKKAREGIDTFLDSLQGLAGLLSGFINLDKIYDRLPEFLDRTGDEIARWLKEEKTQQQVAQLLRERVAAMLQRPVASYLENLPYEKVAGVRRFAREQAIGMLHSPKTAAALGRLAENGLDRIKDRPFGELLEQNLPAGLLDDWRRDLPQRLLKWLRSPAVHRAMDEILRRQSEELLLQRPLGRLSARVPGDVREELIDGLCRQLGDVLQREVPPLVETLNISRMVEEKVNRLDILQVEGLLLSIMQEQFKYINLFGGLLGFLIGLANLLLLRLG